One stretch of Zerene cesonia ecotype Mississippi chromosome 20, Zerene_cesonia_1.1, whole genome shotgun sequence DNA includes these proteins:
- the LOC119834968 gene encoding LIM domain-binding protein 3-like: protein MEVATRRAERIAKEKLKAGGVPASATHATSAAPAAGSTPQRIVVAAHAAGGSAPPTAPRPELVRRARPAGGAPAATDAPRPVAPPQPTAQLLYRQQPLAGRHQLRILHHAAPGHAQSVVSSATTSISTVEGASGSGAAALRTLQLQQLALRRARPHPQVVFAHLAPAPSPAPSPAPPPSAPSPAAPSPPAPAPSPAPSAAPPAQPASHDTHH from the exons ATGGAAGTGGCCACTCGACGCGCCGAAAGAATCGCCAAGGAGAAGTTGAAGGCAGGCGGGGTCCCGGCGAGCGCGACGCATGCAACTTCCGCGGCGCCCGCGGCTGGCTCGACGCCGCAACGCATAGTGGTGGCGGCGCACGCGGCGGGCGGCTCGGCGCCCCCGACAGCGCCCCGGCCCGAGCTGGTGCGGCGCGCGCGGCCAGCGGGCGGCGCCCCCGCTGCAACGGACGCGCCCCGCCCCGTGGCGCCCCCACAACCCACGGCGCAGCTACTGTATCGGCAGCAACCGCTCGCCGGCAGGCACCAACTCAGGATATTACATCACGCGGCTCCGGGCCATGCGCAG AGCGTGGTGAGCAGCGCGACGACGAGCATCAGCACGGTGGAGGGCGCGAGCGGCAGCGGCGCGGCCGCGCTGCGCACGCTGCAGCTGCAGCAGCTCGCgctgcgccgcgcgcgcccgcACCCGCAGGTCGTGTTCGCACACCTGGCGCCAGCGCCCTCGCCCGCGCCCTCTCCGGCGCCCCCGCCCTCCGCGCCTTCGCCAGCCGCGCCTTCGCCGCCCGCTCCAGCGCCCTCGCCTGCGCCctccgccgcgccgcccgcgcagCCCGCGTCGCACGATACGCACCACTGA
- the LOC119834967 gene encoding helicase SWR1-like, producing the protein MTRVLDVLEAFLSLHGHAYLRLDGGTRVEQRQPLVDRFNSDARVFAFILSTRSGGVGLNLTGADSVVFYDSDWNPTMDAQAQDRCHRIGQTRDVHVFRLVTAATVEENILRKAEQKRTLGHLAIEDGHFTTSYLRAANIKELFGAAEGGAAEGGAAGSAGSAAGSAAGGAGEAERGELESALAAAEDEADAAAAAAARAEAQGELAEFDESVPLDDEPRAAGDAADAPEFRALMDQVPIKHCYSEPTNFPIDCHIDKPSRTRRSKYRLNTDGQVLRPITKTASHF; encoded by the exons ATGACGCGCGTGCTGGACGTGCTGGAGGCGTTCCTGTCGCTGCACGGGCACGCGTACCTGCGGCTGGACGGCGGCACGCGCGTGGAGCAGCGCCAGCCGCTCGTGGACCGCTTCAACAGCGACGCGCGCGTGTTCGCCTTCATCCTGTCCACGCGCAGCGGCGGCGTCGGCCTCAACCTCACCGGCGCCGACTCGGTCGTGTTCTACGACTCGGACTGGAACCCCACCATGGACGCGCAGGCGCAGGACCGCTGCCACCGCATCGGGCAGACGCGCGACGTGCACGTGTTCCGGCTCGTCACCGCCGCCACCGTCGAGGAGAACATCCTGCGCAAGGCCGAGCAGAAGCGCACGCTGGGCCACCTCGCCATCGAGGACGGCCACTTCACCACCTCCTACCTCCGAGCG GCGAACATAAAGGAGCTGTTCGGCGCGGCGGAGGGCGGCGCGGCGGAGGGCGGTGCGGCGGGGAGTGCGGGGAGCGCGGCGGGGAGTGCGGCGGGGGGAGCGGGCGAGGCGGAGCGCGGCGAGCTGGAGAGCGCGCTGGCGGCGGCGGAGGACGAGGCGgacgcggcggcggcggcggcggcgcgcgccgaGGCGCAGGGCGAGCTGGCCGAGTTCGACGAGAGCGTGCCGCTCGACGACGAGCCGCGCGCCGCCGGGGACGCCGCCGACGCGCCCGAGTTCCGCGCGCTCATGGACCAGGTACCGATAAAGCACTGTTATTCGGAACCTACCAACTTTCCAATTGATTGCCATATCGATAAGCCTTCCAGAACTCGTCGAAGTAAGTACCGCCTCAACACGGACGGTCAAGTGTTACGGCCGATCACAAAGACCGCATCGCACTTTTAA
- the LOC119834901 gene encoding E1A-binding protein p400-like, whose product MPMWCPPTPPSSDGDVYCDSWARALYRRGAAPDALLPPVRWRDPRAARSPRRLRPARAAPAPPSLFERAGSRPRPRARPAPPPLRDHAAPPPDWSPCEDAALRRALRLQRLPAEPPAAHRRGCLRRLAAENERRCWRLPLFGADLRAALTVPPDAHSLVPRKSIEDFLAEMHDVIDRIIKVLSEIIKVSVVHGKD is encoded by the exons ATGCCG ATGTGGTGTCCGCCCACGCCGCCCTCCAGCGACGGCGACGTGTACTGCGACAGCTGGGCGCGCGCGCTGTACCGGCGGGGCGCCGCGCCCGACGCGCTGCTGCCGCCCGTGCGCTGGCGCGACCCGCGCGCCGCGCGCTCCCCGCGCCGCCTGCGccccgcgcgcgccgcgcccgcgccgccctcGCTGTTCGAGCGCGCCGGctcgcgcccgcgcccgcgcgcgcgccccgcgccgcccCCGCTGCGCGACCACGCCGCGCCTCCGCCCGACTGGAGCCCCTGCGAGGACGCCGCGCTGCGTCGCGCGCTGCGCCTGCAGCGCCTGCCCGCCGAGCCGCCCGCC GCGCACCGGCGCGGCTGCCTGCGGCGGCTGGCGGCCGAGAACGAGCGGCGCTGCTGGCGGCTGCCGCTGTTCGGCGCGGACCTGCGCGCCGCGCTCACCGTTCCGCCGGACGCGCACTCGCTCGTGCCGCGAAAGTCTATCGAAGACTTCCTCGCAGAAATGCATGACGTTATTGACCG AATTATCAAAGTTTTGAGTGAGATTATCAAAGTATCGGTCGTTCATGGAAAAGACTAA